Proteins co-encoded in one Roseiconus lacunae genomic window:
- a CDS encoding 2-hydroxyacid dehydrogenase, translating into MDKPRIFLTRRLPEQSMKRLQQQADLVHVDLDRDPTRQELLDGVRDVDGLLCLLTNKVDAALLDAGSRLKVVSNYAVGFNNIDVPAATERNIAVTNTPGVLTDCTADMAWALLMAAARRVVEGDHLVRGGQWTGWEPLQLLGQEVSGATIGFVGMGRIAKATAKRAAAFEMRLLYWNRTRLAVDEEKQLGLEYREFDDLFADCDFVSIHVALTEATTHLVGAKQFEQMKESAILINTARGPVVDERALVRALQQQQIGGAGLDVFEHEPTVADELRSMAQVVLAPHLGSATIATREKMGSIAVDNCLAGCRGDDPPQRIN; encoded by the coding sequence ATGGACAAACCGCGAATTTTCCTCACCCGACGACTGCCAGAACAGTCGATGAAGCGACTGCAACAACAAGCAGACTTAGTTCATGTCGATCTAGATCGTGACCCGACGCGGCAAGAGTTGCTCGACGGTGTGCGCGACGTTGATGGCTTACTGTGTTTACTGACGAATAAAGTTGACGCCGCACTTCTCGATGCTGGCTCGCGATTGAAAGTGGTTTCAAACTACGCGGTCGGGTTCAACAATATCGATGTGCCGGCGGCAACCGAACGCAACATAGCCGTGACCAACACGCCCGGTGTACTCACCGATTGCACGGCCGACATGGCTTGGGCGCTATTGATGGCGGCGGCCAGACGCGTGGTCGAAGGTGACCATTTGGTACGTGGTGGTCAATGGACCGGTTGGGAGCCCTTGCAACTTCTCGGGCAAGAAGTTTCCGGCGCGACAATTGGATTTGTCGGAATGGGACGCATTGCGAAGGCGACTGCGAAACGGGCCGCGGCGTTTGAGATGCGATTGCTCTACTGGAATCGCACCCGATTGGCGGTCGACGAAGAAAAACAATTGGGACTGGAGTACCGCGAATTTGACGATCTGTTCGCCGATTGCGACTTCGTTTCAATCCATGTCGCGCTGACCGAAGCGACAACACACCTCGTCGGTGCAAAACAATTCGAACAGATGAAAGAATCGGCGATCCTGATCAACACGGCTCGCGGACCGGTCGTGGACGAACGGGCGTTAGTCCGAGCACTACAACAACAGCAAATCGGTGGTGCGGGGTTGGATGTGTTCGAACATGAACCAACTGTCGCAGACGAATTGCGTTCGATGGCTCAAGTCGTCCTCGCGCCCCACTTGGGAAGTGCTACCATTGCGACTCGAGAGAAAATGGGATCGATCGCAGTCGACAATTGCCTCGCCGGTTGCCGAGGCGACGATCCTCCGCAACGCATCAATTGA
- a CDS encoding serine/threonine-protein kinase codes for MDHEPKPSEEKTIIRRTDGDGSGSQHRNDSKSGVSASGTSDDVLVEGLDEAKTIIRQIQRPQSGERSGRTPAEITKVLVGHQLNQYHLDALIGGGGMGAVFRAHDQRLDRIVALKVIPFVGNDPELQRRFRNEAQNAAKLDHPRIARVFDAGDYDDWHYIVFEYISGINLRDLVQDRGVLSLDDAVLYTSQVTQALDHASQRGIVHRDIKPSNLLVSEDGSVKLVDMGLARSDNLELSEDMTASGVTLGTFDYISPEQALDPRDADIRSDLYSLGCTLYFMLTGEPPYTGGTMLQKLISHGNAPLPDPRQLRPDLPDEVVAVMHRMMAKDPKARYQTAGDLLADLSELAFRFDLRRSQSGVGVAIPTANEGLQRLQFHLPWMLAVLLILMVAGYLELQTTATRDGFLIERPQAMLRGTSRTQMETLDSGESFDDVSLPPGPLFGPTTEVRPNDAELDSSSTSDEASTGTAEPTPAMTADLLSESAAQPPRFNGTLPFPNEMKSPLSDSTAKVDTMGANDSAGDPPTVASRTDPEKVPDAMSSGPTKNGVAASGAVASNTSSTASEAIDLPAPEIVRVVPPSLLALATRVGEIDRDTDGAALCPSLDEALTLAEELEIDRIQLATPRVVTGKVTIPRDNMVIESTLERTTIRLVSTDTLAIGRSQMMVIGNHRTHFKNIDFHWELAQEQVDGGAMFLVNDNRLTEFDNCSFTLVNKAIHDGVCFFQVKTDAPADTDTAAVADATLPLVALVFDNAIVRGEADFIKMDHAAALQLVWNNGLLAVSGRMIDTAGAIKQATSLITSTIQLSLSNVTAEIPRGLLRMRLGPSGEYPVSIEREANQCVFLVEQGQPHFEIIGVESLSTDQSLLRLRGEDNVYVGAPTLTDPILYLSDIGGNTAMYLMSELPAGNLSWIDETGPRWSVRWSNVRPTTQTYHLLTPASYRQDGAIFFGFRELDLPSLP; via the coding sequence ATGGATCACGAACCAAAACCGTCCGAAGAGAAAACGATCATCCGGCGAACGGATGGCGATGGCTCTGGCTCGCAACACCGCAACGATTCAAAATCGGGCGTTTCCGCTTCGGGAACTTCGGACGACGTTTTAGTCGAGGGGTTGGACGAAGCGAAGACCATCATTCGACAGATCCAGCGACCGCAGTCGGGCGAACGATCGGGACGCACCCCGGCCGAAATCACCAAAGTTTTGGTCGGACATCAGCTTAACCAGTACCACTTGGATGCCTTAATCGGCGGTGGCGGTATGGGCGCCGTCTTTCGGGCTCACGATCAACGCTTGGACCGGATCGTAGCACTGAAAGTGATTCCGTTTGTCGGAAACGATCCTGAACTTCAGCGTCGGTTTCGCAACGAAGCTCAGAACGCGGCAAAGCTCGATCACCCTCGCATCGCTCGCGTGTTTGACGCGGGGGACTATGACGATTGGCACTACATCGTCTTCGAATACATCAGTGGGATCAACCTGCGAGACCTTGTTCAGGACCGCGGCGTTCTCTCCCTTGATGACGCCGTGCTTTATACCTCGCAGGTGACACAAGCACTCGATCATGCGTCACAACGCGGCATCGTCCACCGAGACATCAAACCTTCAAACCTGTTGGTTTCCGAAGACGGATCGGTCAAGCTGGTCGATATGGGCCTGGCCCGAAGTGACAATTTAGAACTTAGCGAAGACATGACCGCCAGTGGCGTCACGCTGGGAACGTTCGACTACATTTCACCCGAACAAGCGCTCGATCCACGAGACGCAGATATTCGCAGCGACTTGTATTCACTCGGGTGCACGCTGTACTTCATGCTGACCGGAGAGCCGCCCTACACCGGCGGGACGATGCTGCAAAAATTGATCAGCCACGGCAACGCGCCGCTGCCTGATCCACGTCAATTGCGTCCCGACTTGCCAGATGAAGTCGTCGCGGTCATGCACCGGATGATGGCGAAGGATCCGAAAGCTCGCTATCAAACCGCAGGCGACTTGCTGGCCGACCTCAGCGAACTCGCGTTTCGCTTTGACCTGCGTCGATCCCAGTCGGGCGTTGGCGTCGCGATCCCAACAGCGAACGAAGGTCTTCAGCGATTGCAGTTCCACCTGCCCTGGATGCTCGCCGTCTTGCTGATCTTGATGGTCGCCGGATACCTCGAATTGCAAACGACGGCAACGCGCGATGGATTCCTGATCGAACGACCACAAGCGATGTTACGGGGAACTTCACGAACACAGATGGAAACGCTTGATAGCGGCGAATCATTTGACGATGTCAGTCTTCCCCCCGGTCCCTTGTTTGGGCCGACGACCGAAGTACGACCAAACGATGCGGAACTCGACAGCAGCAGCACGAGCGACGAGGCGTCGACCGGTACCGCAGAGCCGACGCCGGCGATGACGGCAGATTTACTCTCCGAGTCTGCTGCGCAGCCGCCACGCTTCAACGGGACGCTGCCGTTTCCAAATGAAATGAAATCGCCACTGTCCGACTCGACAGCGAAAGTCGATACGATGGGAGCAAACGACAGCGCGGGCGATCCCCCGACGGTTGCAAGTCGCACGGACCCGGAAAAAGTCCCCGATGCGATGTCGTCCGGTCCGACGAAAAATGGCGTCGCCGCTTCGGGTGCCGTAGCCTCAAACACCTCGTCAACTGCGTCAGAAGCGATCGATTTGCCGGCCCCCGAAATCGTTCGAGTCGTCCCACCGAGCTTGCTCGCGTTGGCAACTCGCGTGGGTGAGATTGATCGCGACACCGATGGAGCGGCTCTCTGCCCTAGCCTTGATGAAGCGTTGACGTTGGCCGAAGAGTTAGAAATCGACCGAATTCAGTTGGCGACGCCGCGGGTCGTCACTGGCAAAGTCACGATTCCGCGCGACAACATGGTGATCGAATCGACGCTCGAACGGACCACCATCCGTTTGGTGTCAACGGACACTTTGGCGATCGGGCGAAGCCAAATGATGGTGATCGGAAACCATCGCACTCACTTCAAGAATATCGACTTTCATTGGGAGCTTGCCCAGGAACAAGTCGACGGCGGGGCGATGTTCTTGGTCAACGACAACCGCCTCACGGAATTCGACAACTGTTCGTTTACGCTGGTCAACAAGGCGATCCATGATGGCGTTTGCTTTTTTCAGGTCAAAACCGATGCCCCCGCCGACACAGACACCGCCGCAGTAGCCGATGCGACATTACCGTTGGTCGCTTTGGTATTCGACAACGCGATCGTCCGCGGCGAAGCAGACTTCATCAAGATGGATCATGCGGCAGCATTACAGTTAGTGTGGAACAATGGGCTGCTGGCCGTGAGCGGACGCATGATCGATACGGCAGGTGCGATCAAACAAGCGACTTCATTGATCACCAGTACGATTCAGCTTTCGCTATCGAATGTGACCGCAGAGATCCCGCGTGGCCTGCTGCGGATGCGACTGGGACCTAGTGGTGAATACCCTGTATCGATCGAAAGAGAAGCAAACCAGTGCGTTTTCCTGGTCGAACAAGGCCAGCCCCATTTCGAAATCATTGGCGTGGAGTCGTTGTCGACCGACCAAAGTCTGTTGCGGCTTCGCGGTGAAGATAATGTTTATGTGGGAGCCCCAACGCTGACCGATCCGATTTTGTATCTCTCCGACATCGGTGGCAACACGGCCATGTACTTGATGTCAGAATTACCCGCGGGCAACCTTTCATGGATTGATGAGACGGGGCCGCGGTGGTCGGTTCGCTGGTCCAACGTTCGACCTACGACACAAACGTATCACTTGTTGACGCCGGCAAGCTATCGGCAAGACGGGGCAATCTTCTTCGGGTTCCGTGAACTCGACCTACCGTCGCTGCCGTAA
- a CDS encoding HlyD family secretion protein — protein MRQLILAGTLAAVGTGVMVAFDQQQLNRPLAPDPIPLTVDAASFGPMIHAAGRVEGRSEPISIRPHFPGRIETLPVASGTRVSTGEALLKLDSQRYEALRDLAAAQLEAAQAKRMRLVAGARPTEIEAARQNAEAALARYEGARNRFERAAKLFNRNAISAQEMEDYRYDHDSSLALLNAARKRFETVKADPRPADLLAADAAIASAKAELRMAEIDLDRCQVKAPCDAIVLDIDVRVGEWISPENPAPALQIVDASQLRVVADVDERDALIVSEGKTCRITVDALPGKYFEGIVSEIEPRMEPKKIYGGWAGERNDTHSRRVWIDLANDVALPIGIPVEVMIERE, from the coding sequence ATGAGACAGTTGATCCTCGCAGGGACCCTGGCGGCCGTGGGCACAGGAGTGATGGTTGCCTTCGATCAGCAACAGCTCAATCGCCCGCTCGCCCCTGACCCGATTCCGTTGACGGTCGACGCGGCTTCGTTTGGCCCGATGATTCACGCGGCCGGACGAGTGGAAGGGCGATCCGAACCGATTTCGATACGACCGCATTTCCCGGGACGGATTGAAACGCTGCCAGTTGCAAGCGGTACCCGCGTCAGTACAGGTGAGGCCCTTCTGAAATTAGACTCACAGCGATACGAAGCACTTCGAGATCTCGCCGCTGCTCAATTGGAAGCCGCACAAGCGAAGCGAATGCGTTTGGTAGCCGGTGCGCGACCGACGGAAATTGAAGCCGCACGTCAAAACGCCGAAGCCGCCCTTGCTCGCTACGAAGGCGCACGGAATCGATTCGAGCGTGCGGCAAAACTGTTCAATCGAAACGCGATCAGCGCACAAGAGATGGAGGATTATCGCTACGATCATGACTCAAGTCTCGCGTTGTTGAACGCAGCCCGCAAGCGATTCGAAACCGTCAAGGCAGATCCGCGACCGGCAGATCTGTTGGCCGCCGACGCAGCGATTGCGTCAGCAAAAGCGGAATTGCGGATGGCGGAGATTGATCTCGATCGTTGCCAGGTTAAAGCGCCTTGTGATGCGATTGTGCTGGACATCGATGTGCGAGTCGGTGAATGGATTAGTCCCGAGAACCCGGCGCCGGCGCTGCAAATCGTCGACGCCAGTCAATTGCGCGTCGTTGCTGATGTCGACGAACGGGACGCATTGATCGTCAGCGAAGGCAAGACTTGTCGTATCACCGTTGATGCGCTTCCGGGTAAGTACTTCGAAGGAATCGTCAGCGAGATCGAACCGAGGATGGAGCCAAAAAAGATCTACGGTGGATGGGCGGGCGAACGCAACGACACTCATTCCCGAAGAGTCTGGATTGATCTTGCCAATGACGTCGCCCTGCCGATCGGAATTCCCGTTGAAGTGATGATCGAACGGGAGTGA
- a CDS encoding ABC transporter ATP-binding protein, with product MSHSTPIDASQPATAVHVPVMADDAISDGNPTRRSKISDTIAIEASGISKTYLIGGSERPVLDGIEFRLRERECVFLVGPSGSGKTTLLSILGLLLSPDAGRIRFFDEQVDGLDEQARTMVRRQMIGFVFQRFQLIDGLDAQDNVAIPLTMHGEPIAMARKRSAALLRRMGLGDHVNALPSSMSPGQCQRVALARAVVAQPKLILADEPTAALDSQSGKGVMDLLTELTDEFNTSTVVVTHDPRIYRYADRVCEMENGRFK from the coding sequence ATGAGTCACTCCACCCCAATCGATGCGTCGCAGCCGGCAACCGCGGTCCACGTCCCCGTCATGGCCGACGATGCGATTTCCGACGGCAACCCTACTCGTCGGTCGAAGATCAGCGATACGATCGCGATCGAAGCGTCAGGTATTAGCAAGACGTACCTCATCGGTGGATCAGAACGTCCGGTTCTTGATGGGATCGAGTTTCGTTTAAGAGAACGTGAATGCGTTTTCCTAGTCGGCCCATCGGGCAGTGGCAAAACCACGTTGCTCTCGATCTTGGGCCTTTTGCTCTCACCCGATGCCGGACGCATTCGGTTCTTCGACGAACAAGTCGATGGATTGGACGAGCAGGCGCGGACGATGGTGCGTCGACAGATGATTGGGTTCGTATTTCAGCGATTTCAGCTAATCGACGGGTTGGATGCACAGGACAATGTCGCGATTCCGTTGACGATGCATGGCGAGCCGATCGCAATGGCTCGCAAACGTTCCGCCGCGTTACTCCGTCGTATGGGGCTTGGCGATCATGTCAACGCACTACCGTCTTCGATGAGTCCAGGACAATGCCAACGCGTGGCGCTCGCTCGCGCCGTCGTGGCTCAGCCGAAATTGATTCTGGCCGACGAGCCAACGGCGGCTCTTGATAGTCAGTCTGGCAAAGGGGTGATGGACTTGCTGACCGAGCTAACCGATGAATTCAACACGTCCACCGTCGTAGTCACCCATGACCCACGAATCTATCGCTACGCCGACCGCGTATGCGAGATGGAAAACGGGAGGTTCAAATGA
- a CDS encoding ABC transporter permease: MRWNLAYRTLFHDRGKLIAGLVGVIFSVVLVNIQGGLFVGLISKASMLVDRSHADIWIGHRGMHNVDFAHSIPERWRHVVEGVQGIDNVQPLRVEFSEISLPGGGYENVVLVGVPETTNLGRAYEIVEGPPDALQQQNGVIVDICDDQKLVSPEIGDLREINGRRVRVVGKSNGVLSFLVTPYIFTDYDRVLEIMGSDPTRTSYLLARAEPGADLHRICDQIEAVLPDVEAMTSEEYASVSINFWMTRTGLGVSFGAATLLGLLVGLVMVGQTLYAMVLDRVSEYATLRAIGLSERELLSILILQSALVATIGIAIGMVITVILKTLLSTPRATIEIPSMLYVGCAVLIFCICLFASGLPYLRVRRIDPHTALQS; this comes from the coding sequence ATGCGTTGGAATCTTGCTTATCGCACGCTGTTTCACGACCGAGGAAAGCTAATCGCGGGTTTGGTTGGCGTGATCTTTTCCGTCGTTCTGGTCAATATCCAAGGCGGGTTATTCGTCGGGTTGATCAGCAAGGCGAGCATGTTGGTCGACCGCAGTCACGCCGATATCTGGATCGGACATCGCGGAATGCACAATGTGGATTTCGCTCATTCGATTCCCGAACGCTGGCGACATGTGGTCGAAGGCGTCCAAGGCATCGACAACGTTCAACCGTTACGTGTCGAATTCAGCGAAATCAGTTTGCCGGGCGGTGGATACGAAAACGTCGTTTTAGTGGGCGTTCCCGAGACGACCAACCTTGGCCGCGCCTACGAGATTGTTGAAGGTCCGCCGGACGCACTTCAGCAACAAAACGGCGTAATCGTTGACATCTGCGACGATCAAAAACTTGTGTCGCCCGAGATCGGTGACTTGCGGGAAATCAACGGACGCCGCGTTCGGGTTGTCGGGAAGTCGAACGGAGTGCTGAGTTTCCTGGTGACTCCTTACATTTTTACCGACTACGATCGCGTCCTTGAAATCATGGGCAGCGATCCAACACGGACGTCGTATCTATTGGCCAGAGCAGAGCCTGGTGCGGACTTGCATCGGATCTGCGACCAGATTGAAGCGGTCTTGCCGGACGTCGAAGCGATGACCAGCGAGGAATATGCGTCGGTCAGTATCAATTTCTGGATGACGCGTACGGGGCTGGGGGTCAGCTTTGGGGCTGCGACACTTCTCGGGCTCTTGGTCGGATTGGTGATGGTCGGCCAGACGCTCTATGCGATGGTGCTTGACCGAGTCTCGGAATACGCGACGCTGCGGGCGATCGGACTAAGTGAACGCGAGTTGCTGAGTATCTTAATCCTTCAATCTGCGCTGGTCGCAACAATTGGCATCGCCATTGGAATGGTGATTACCGTCATTTTAAAGACGTTGTTGAGCACGCCACGAGCGACGATCGAAATTCCTAGCATGCTTTACGTCGGATGCGCGGTGCTGATTTTTTGCATCTGCCTATTCGCATCGGGACTTCCGTACCTGCGAGTTCGCCGCATCGATCCCCACACGGCGCTGCAATCATGA
- a CDS encoding sulfite exporter TauE/SafE family protein yields the protein MLSNLSSIELVWLFLGAMGIGISKSGFPGVSMFHVVVYASVFGAKESTGVLLPMLVVGDFFAIKVFGRKADWGQVRRLLPPTLAGIVVGWLLMGILDETIFKRLVGVIILTLTGVQVLRMWKPGWFDKIPHSYAFALSLGFLAGLTTMLANAAGPVVALYLIAISLPKWELIGTAAWLFLVLNVLKLPLSYDLGLITGTSLLIGALMSIAIPIGIFVGRWLVSRVSQKLFNGILLAFTAIAALRLIELF from the coding sequence ATGCTTTCCAATTTATCGTCAATCGAACTCGTTTGGCTGTTTCTCGGTGCGATGGGGATCGGCATTTCAAAGTCGGGGTTCCCCGGCGTGAGCATGTTTCACGTCGTCGTCTACGCATCAGTTTTCGGTGCAAAGGAGTCGACCGGTGTGTTGCTTCCGATGCTCGTCGTTGGTGATTTTTTCGCGATCAAAGTGTTTGGCCGCAAAGCCGATTGGGGGCAGGTGCGAAGACTGTTGCCACCGACGCTCGCCGGGATCGTCGTTGGCTGGTTATTGATGGGAATTCTGGACGAAACGATTTTTAAACGCTTAGTCGGCGTCATCATCCTAACTCTGACCGGGGTGCAGGTACTGCGAATGTGGAAACCCGGTTGGTTTGACAAGATCCCACATTCCTACGCTTTCGCCCTTAGTCTCGGATTCCTGGCTGGATTGACGACGATGCTGGCGAACGCGGCCGGCCCAGTCGTCGCGCTTTACCTTATTGCGATCAGCCTTCCGAAGTGGGAGTTGATCGGCACGGCTGCGTGGTTATTTCTCGTTCTGAACGTTCTCAAACTGCCGCTCAGCTATGACCTTGGGTTGATCACCGGGACATCACTCCTGATCGGCGCATTGATGTCGATCGCAATTCCGATCGGGATTTTCGTTGGGCGATGGCTTGTTTCGCGTGTCTCGCAAAAACTGTTCAACGGAATCCTGTTAGCGTTCACCGCGATTGCTGCGTTACGGTTGATCGAACTCTTCTAA
- a CDS encoding dihydrodipicolinate synthase family protein, protein MKTPDLVRKQLFAGLVIPAHPLALTAAGKFDERHQRALTRYYCAAGAGGLAVAVHTTQFQIRDPPFDLLRPVLELTMETARDCRPGDQSTIMIAGICGLTQQALSEARLARELGYDAGLLSLAALPGGDDDELIEHCSTIAAEIPILGFYLQPAVGGRLLSVEFWRRFIEIENVVGIKVSPFDRYKTLDVVRALADVGRTDQVALYTGNDDAIVSDLVSEYRFDAQGPTIEFCGGLLGHWACWTRAAVDVHRQCQAAKQSGSVPSSLMRLAAQVTDCNAALFDARNHFAGCIAGIQTVLFDQGLLSSDRLLDPQERLSSGQREAIERVRSLYPYLTDDAFVQEHRDEWLR, encoded by the coding sequence ATGAAGACACCTGATTTGGTGCGCAAGCAGCTATTTGCCGGTCTCGTGATCCCGGCACATCCATTAGCGTTGACCGCCGCAGGAAAATTTGACGAGCGGCATCAGCGAGCACTCACGAGGTATTACTGCGCCGCCGGAGCGGGCGGATTGGCAGTCGCGGTGCACACGACACAGTTTCAAATACGCGATCCGCCATTCGATCTTCTGCGGCCGGTGCTAGAACTTACGATGGAGACGGCACGTGATTGTCGTCCAGGCGATCAATCAACGATCATGATCGCTGGGATCTGCGGTTTGACTCAACAAGCACTTTCGGAGGCTCGTTTGGCGCGCGAGCTTGGCTACGATGCGGGCTTGCTATCGCTGGCCGCGTTACCAGGGGGTGACGATGACGAGTTGATCGAACATTGCAGTACCATCGCCGCCGAAATCCCAATCCTGGGGTTCTATCTTCAACCCGCCGTAGGCGGGCGTCTTCTGTCGGTTGAATTCTGGCGACGATTTATCGAGATTGAAAACGTGGTTGGGATCAAGGTTTCTCCGTTCGACCGCTACAAAACCCTGGACGTCGTCCGAGCCTTGGCTGACGTTGGTCGGACTGACCAAGTCGCCTTGTACACGGGAAATGATGATGCGATCGTCAGCGATTTGGTCAGCGAGTATCGCTTTGACGCTCAAGGACCGACGATCGAATTTTGCGGCGGGTTACTTGGTCACTGGGCCTGCTGGACCAGGGCAGCGGTCGATGTGCATCGGCAGTGCCAAGCGGCAAAGCAGTCGGGCAGTGTTCCGAGTTCACTGATGCGATTGGCAGCGCAGGTGACCGACTGCAATGCGGCGTTGTTTGATGCCCGCAATCATTTCGCAGGCTGTATTGCCGGGATCCAAACGGTGCTGTTCGACCAAGGCTTGCTCTCCAGCGATCGCTTGCTCGATCCCCAAGAACGTTTGTCGTCCGGCCAACGTGAAGCGATCGAGCGAGTCCGATCACTCTATCCGTACTTGACCGACGATGCGTTCGTTCAAGAGCATCGCGACGAGTGGCTTCGATGA
- a CDS encoding NAD-dependent epimerase/dehydratase family protein gives MLPQTFSDEADLERWLCEPSDALIEFCRSLRGRLLILGAGGKMGPTLAVRAQRAIHLANSEATVTAVSRFTNSAARTWLQNHGVETYAADLLDRSHVDSLPEADHVIYLVGSKFGTRQNPSRTWAVNTIAPTYCLQRYQTQPIVALSTGNIYPLVSIDSSGSAESDSVGPIGEYANAALARERLFEYFSIENKTPVVLIRLNYAVEARYGVLVDLAIKVHSKQPIDLTQGYFNCIWQGDANDAIIRALPMATSPANVLNLTGDSVLSVRSVADRFGEYFGRDVTFIGQEATTALLNDSSLLHRHFGKPSVDLERMIGWIADWVQRDQPLLGKPTHFEVRDGGF, from the coding sequence ATGCTGCCTCAAACATTTTCCGATGAAGCCGACCTGGAACGGTGGCTTTGTGAACCTTCGGATGCCTTGATTGAATTCTGCCGGTCTCTGCGAGGTCGCCTATTGATCTTGGGGGCGGGCGGGAAGATGGGGCCAACGCTTGCGGTTCGGGCGCAGCGCGCGATTCACCTCGCCAATAGCGAAGCGACGGTGACCGCCGTTAGTCGCTTCACAAACTCGGCGGCTAGAACTTGGCTGCAAAATCATGGCGTTGAAACCTATGCGGCTGATTTACTCGACCGCAGTCATGTCGACTCACTACCCGAAGCAGATCATGTGATCTACTTGGTCGGTTCAAAGTTCGGGACCCGTCAAAACCCTTCTCGCACCTGGGCGGTCAACACGATCGCGCCCACGTATTGTTTGCAACGTTATCAGACACAGCCGATCGTTGCTCTTTCGACGGGCAACATTTATCCGCTTGTTTCGATTGATTCAAGTGGTTCAGCCGAAAGCGATTCTGTTGGGCCGATCGGAGAATACGCCAATGCGGCTTTGGCACGCGAGCGATTGTTTGAGTACTTTTCGATCGAGAACAAAACGCCCGTGGTTCTAATTCGATTGAACTACGCCGTCGAAGCGCGTTACGGCGTCTTGGTCGATTTGGCGATCAAGGTACACTCCAAACAGCCGATTGATTTAACCCAGGGTTACTTCAACTGTATCTGGCAGGGTGATGCCAATGATGCGATTATCCGCGCGCTGCCAATGGCAACGTCACCGGCGAATGTACTGAATTTGACCGGCGATTCGGTTCTCTCAGTTCGCTCCGTTGCCGATCGATTCGGCGAATACTTTGGCCGTGATGTGACCTTCATCGGACAAGAAGCAACGACGGCACTATTGAACGATTCGTCGCTGCTGCACCGGCACTTCGGTAAACCGAGCGTCGACTTAGAACGGATGATCGGTTGGATCGCAGATTGGGTGCAACGCGATCAACCATTGCTAGGCAAACCGACTCACTTCGAAGTCCGCGACGGCGGATTCTAA